TGCGCAGCAGCGTCAGGATGTCGAGCCGGACGTCGTTCCGCTCCTTCAGCAACCGCACGCCGGGAGCCGCCTCGAGCGCGCCGATGAGGACGTGGGAAAGGTGGACGACCTTCTCATGGCTCAGCTTCAACGCGCGGCTCCTACAGGATCAGCTTTCGCTTCCGGACGAGCTCCTGCTTGATCATCTTGAACATGTCGTGGTACTGGACTCCGGTCCGCGTCATCTCGTCGGCGTAGTTGTTCATGATCTCGCGGACCTCGTCGTTGAGCTTGTCCTCCACCTGGAGATCGTCGGAGAGGGCGGCGCTCATGGACTCGGTGAGCGCGGCGCGATCGTCCAGATCGACGGCCTTCCCGCGGACGAGCCCCTTCACGATCTGGTGGCCGATGTGCTCGACGAGCGATCGGGGCAGCTTCACGTGCGTCTCCGCGGGGATGTTGGGCTCAGGGCGACCGGCGGAGGATTCTAGCACAGGGGGGTGCGGCGCCCCGGCGGCATCACGGACGCGCGGCGGTGGAATCGTTCAGCGCCCAGTCGAAGTCGAGGTACCGGATCGCGACGGACCCGCGCGTCACGAGCGCCGCGTCCTCCGGCGAGAAGTAGCGCGCGACGTAGGCGGCCCTCGAGCCCGCGCTCCGGTCGAAATCCTCGCCGAACCAGTCGAAGATCTGCGACAGGTAGAGGATCCCCTGCTCGCGATCGAGGCGGACGCGGCCCGGATCGGCCATGAAGGCCCGCGCCGCGGCGTCGAGCTCCTCCTCGAGCGCGGCGCCGTGGAAGGAGGTGTTGCGCAGGCGCGGTCCGCCGAGGCTCGCCGCGACGATCGCGAAGTGCACGCGCGGCTCGTGGAAGTCCGGCCGGAGGATCTTGTGCAGGATCGTGTCGAGCGTACCCTCGCGGCGCCCCATCCTGAACTTCAGCCCGCGGAAGAAGGTGAACCGGCCCATCTGGCCGATCTCCCGGACGCTCCTCACGGGGTACGCGGCGGCGACCCCCTCGAGCGCCGCGAGGTTGTACGCGTTGATCCAGAACGAGAGCTTCTC
Above is a window of Acidobacteriota bacterium DNA encoding:
- a CDS encoding DUF507 family protein yields the protein MKLPRSLVEHIGHQIVKGLVRGKAVDLDDRAALTESMSAALSDDLQVEDKLNDEVREIMNNYADEMTRTGVQYHDMFKMIKQELVRKRKLIL
- a CDS encoding DUF547 domain-containing protein; amino-acid sequence: MIGGRLRRRALWAPAAAALAAVLAAACQAPAPDAPEAASDLSSRLDILLGRHVHDGLVDYAALKADPDLGRCLDVARAAEPDQLASRSEKLSFWINAYNLAALEGVAAAYPVRSVREIGQMGRFTFFRGLKFRMGRREGTLDTILHKILRPDFHEPRVHFAIVAASLGGPRLRNTSFHGAALEEELDAAARAFMADPGRVRLDREQGILYLSQIFDWFGEDFDRSAGSRAAYVARYFSPEDAALVTRGSVAIRYLDFDWALNDSTAARP